The DNA window CGCTGGCCGCGGTTCATTCGCTGGTCGGCATTGATTCGGTCACCCGGGTAGTCAAGGTCGTCGGGTTCGTCGCGTCAGCGCCCGGCTTCAATGGGCAACCGGGCGTCATCAACGGTGCATCGGAGCTCTTCGGTGAGGTGTTCGGCGATGCCGGGGCGCATGCCCGGTCGGCGGTCGGGGTCTCGGAGCTGCCGCTGGACGCGCCGGTAGAAGTCGAAGTGATTTTCGAGGTCGCGTGAGCGACGATCGGGCGGAGGTCGCGTGAGACTCGAGCACCCCGCGTACGGGCTCCTACGTCCGGTCACCGAAACCGCGTCGGTGCTTCTCTGCGACAACCCCGGCCTGTTGACGCTCGACGGCACCAACACCTGGGTGCTGCAAGGGCCACGCAGCGACGAGATGGTCATCGTCGACCCCGGACCCGAGGACGACGCACACATCGACCGGATCGCGGGGCTCGGCAAGATTCCGTTGGTGCTCATCAGCCATAAGCACGAGGACCACACCGGCGCGATCGACAAGATCGTCGACCGCACCGGCGCAGTGGTCCGCTCGGTGGGCAGCGGCTTCCTGCGGGGCCTCGGCGGACCGCTGGCCGACGGCGAGGTGATCGATGCGGCCGGACTGCGCATCACGGTGATGGCCACCCCGGGGCATACCGTGGATTCGGTCTCGTTCCTGCTCGACGACGCGGTGCTGACCGCCGACACTGTGCTCGGCCGCGGCACCACCGTCATCGACAAAGAGGACGGCAACCTGCGGGAGTACCTGGAATCACTGCGGCGGCTACGCGGCGTCGGTCATCGGACGGTGCTGCCGGGCCACGGCCCCGATCTCGCCGACCTGGAAGCGGTCAGCGACATGTATCTGGCGCACCGCGAGGAGCGGCTCGATCAGGTGCGGGCGGCGCTGCGAGAACTCGGCGACGACGCCACCGCGCGACAGATCGTCGAGCACGTCTACACAGATGTCGACGAAAAACTGTGGGACGCAGCGGAATGGAGCGTCCAAGCGCAGGTCGACTACCTTCGTAGCTGAGCGATTTGTGCACGAAAAGCGGCGCTCACCGCCGGAAATAGTGCACAAATCGCGAAAAGTCACCGTGCTCGTCGTGCCAACCGCTCACTGTCGGAGATGAGAACGCTCTTGCCCTCCAGCCGAATCCAGCCGCGATGGGCGAAGTCGGCGAGCGCCTTGTTGACGGTCTCGCGCGATGCGCCGACGAGCTGAGCGATCTCCTCCTGCGTCAGGTCGTGCGTCACGCGCAGCGCGCCGCCCTCCTGAGTGCCGAACCGCTGCGCGAGCTGCAGCAGCTGCTTGGCCACCCGGCCGGGGACATCGGTGAAGATCAGGTCGGCGAGGTTGTTGTTGGTACGGCGAAGCCGGCGGGCCAGCACGCGCAACAGCTGCTCGGCGATCTCGGGGCGGTCGGCGATCCAGGCGCGCAGGGCCTCACGGTCCATCGAAACGGCACGCACATCGGTGATGGTCGTCGCGCTGGACGTGCGAGGGCCGGGGTCGAAGATCGACAGCTCGCCGAACATGTCCGACGGACCCATGATCGTGAGCAGATTCTCGCGGCCGTCAGGTGAGCGACGGCCGATCTTCACCTTGCCCGAAACGATGATGTAGAGCCGGTCGCCGGGTTCACCCTCTGCGAACACGGTGTGCCCACGTGGGAAGTCGACGGGCTGCAATTGCTTCGTCAGCGCTGAAACCGCGCTGGGTTCGACTCCTTGGAAGATTCCGGCCCTCGCCAGGATCTCGTCCACGTTGCCCCTCTTAGCTGTTGGCTGATATGACGTGCGAAGGCTGGCCTCTGAATGGTTAGCGAACTCAGTCTAGAGGTAAGACCCTTCGTGACCAGCCCACGCTACACACGATTGGGTTGCCGAGTCCGCTGAAATTCAGGATTGACCGCACTCTGGACCAATACCCTCGTCGGCAAACCGGCGCTATCGGGGACCGGCATTTTCCCGTTGCGGTTGGACCCTTGGGTGTTCAGGCGTCGATGCTGGCTGTCCAGGGCGCGGCTCATGCCGTCTCGCGCAAGTGTGTTGACGTCGTCGGCCTCGGCTTGCTCGAGGAACGCCGCCACGTCGCTCGCCGACACCGTGTCGCGGGAAAGGCTCGTTTCGAGTCGCTCCAGCGCGAAGGTTGCCATCATCAGCAACCCCGGTATCAGAGCCACGAGCAACCACGACACAAGGCTGAAGTAAACACGGCCAAGGTCTCAGCGGGATCACGAATTGTCACCGGTCCACACAGGGTTTGTCTTGGTTTGTCTCGGTCGTGTCGGGGTCGCTCAGTACGCTGAATTCGTGACTGTGCCCAAACGCGCCCGCAAAAGAGACGGCGAGACCCGCCTCGGTCTGGTCCGCCGGGCCCGTCGAATGAATCGCGAGCTGGCACAGGCATTTCCGCATGTGTATTGCGAGCTGGACTTCACGAATCCGCTCGAGCTGGCCGTTGCGACCATTCTGTCTGCCCAAAGCACCGATAAAGGGGTGAACCTCGCCACCCCCGCACTGTTCAAGAAGTACCGGACCGCACTGGACTACGCGCAGGCCGATCGCACGGAACTCGAGGAATTGATCCGGCGCACGGGGTTCTATCGAAACAAGGCCAACTCCCTGATGCGGTTGGGCCAAGAACTCGTCGAGCGGTTCGACGGGCAGGTCCCCGCGACACTCGAGGAACTCGTCACGCTGCCCGGCATCGGCCGCAAAACCGCCAACGTCATCCTCGGCAACGCCTTCGGCATTCCGGGCATCACCGTCGACACGCACTTCGGCAGGCTGGTTCGGCGCTGGCACTGGACCACAGAGGAAGACCCGGTGAAGGTCGAGCACGCGATCGGCGAGCTGATCGAGCGTAGCGAGTGGACCGAGCTGAGCCACCGGGTGATCTTTCACGGCCGCCGTGTTTGCCACGCCCGCAAGCCCGCCTGCGGCGTGTGCGTCCTCGCCAAGGACTGCCCGTCCTTCGGTGCCGGCCCGACCGACCCACTGATCGCGGCACCTCTGGTCAAAGGCCCCGAGACCGAGCATCTGCTGGCGCTGGCCGGTCTGTAGCCACCGTCCCCTCAACCGTGAATACCTCGACCCGATGGACCGTGGCGGTGATGGTCGTGGTCATCGCCGTTGGCGCGGCGTTGTGGACTCAGCTCGGCGGCGACGCGTCCCAGACGGGATCGAATGGGCCGGACACCTCGCGTGATCGGCGCGACGCCGACACCGCCGACGCATTGGCGGCACCCAGGGCCAGTGCCGACCTGGCGCCGTGTCCCGCACCCGGCGCGGGAGACGGCCCCGAGGCGTTGCGTGGCATCGTGCTGGAATGCGCGGGTGACGGCTCGAGCGTGGACGTCGCGAAGGCGGTCGCCGGCCGGAGCGTGGTACTGAACCTCTGGGCCTACTGGTGTGGACCGTGCGCTGAGGAACTGCCCGCGATGGCGGAGTACCAGCGCAGGGTCGGCCCCGAGGTGATGGTGCTGACGGTGCATCAAGACGAGAACGAGACCGCGGCCCTGCTGCGGCTGGCCGAGCTGGGCGTACACCTGCCGACGCTGCAGGATGGCCGCCGCCGGATCGCGGCCGCACTGAAGGTTCCGAACGTCATGCCTGCGACGGTGGTGCTGCGTCCGGACGGTAGCGTTGCCGCAATCCTGCCGCGGTCCTTCGCCAACGCCGACGAGATTGCGGCCGCAGTAGGGCCGCAGTTGGGGAACAGTTAGGAGAGCCGGGTTGAGTTGGGCCAGCGACGAGAAGGAGCTCGCTCCGCAAGCTGCCCCCTCGTGGCTCAAGCCGCTGGTCGACAACGCCAAGGACATCAAACGCGCCTATCGGAGGCGAGTGCCTCCCGAGGTTCTCGCGATGCTGACCGCGGCGAACACCAAGGCCAGCATCAAGGCCGGGGTCACCGGAGAACGACGTGATGCCGCGGTACTGGTGCTGTTCTCCGGCCCGCCCGACTCCCAGTCCCAGGGCCTTCCGGAGACCGCCGACCTGCTCGTTACGGTGCGTGCGTCAACACTGCGTCACCACGCCGGACAAGCCGCATTTCCAGGTGGGGCGGCCGATCCGGGCGACACGGGCCCGGTGTCCACCGCCCTGCGCGAGGCCAACGAGGAAACCGGCATCGACGTGGGCCGATTACAGCCGCTGGCCACTCTCGAGCAGATGTTCATCCCGCCCTCGGGCTTCCACGTCGTCCCGGTGCTCGCCTACTCGGCCGACCCGGGGCCGGTGGCAGTGGTAGACGAGTCCGAAACAGCGGTCGTTGCCCGCGTCCCGGTCCGGGCGTTCACCAATCCCGAGAACCGAATCATGGTCTACCGCAAGGAGAACACGCGTCGCGCTGCCGGACCGGCGTTCCTGCTCAACGAGATGCTGGTGTGGGGGTTCACCGGACAGGTGGTCTCGGCGATGCTCGACGTCGCAGGCTGGGCCCAGCCGTGGGACACCGACGACGTCCGCGAACTAGAAGACGCGATGGCGCTCGTCGGACGAGACGGCGGCACTGCCGGTTAGGGTAGGGCCCAATCATGACTTCGTCGCAGTGGCTCGACCTCGCCGTCCTCGCGGTCGCCTTCATCGCCGCCATCTCGGGCTGGCGCTCGGGTGCGCTGGGG is part of the Mycolicibacterium tusciae JS617 genome and encodes:
- the nth gene encoding endonuclease III, translated to MTVPKRARKRDGETRLGLVRRARRMNRELAQAFPHVYCELDFTNPLELAVATILSAQSTDKGVNLATPALFKKYRTALDYAQADRTELEELIRRTGFYRNKANSLMRLGQELVERFDGQVPATLEELVTLPGIGRKTANVILGNAFGIPGITVDTHFGRLVRRWHWTTEEDPVKVEHAIGELIERSEWTELSHRVIFHGRRVCHARKPACGVCVLAKDCPSFGAGPTDPLIAAPLVKGPETEHLLALAGL
- a CDS encoding MBL fold metallo-hydrolase, with amino-acid sequence MRLEHPAYGLLRPVTETASVLLCDNPGLLTLDGTNTWVLQGPRSDEMVIVDPGPEDDAHIDRIAGLGKIPLVLISHKHEDHTGAIDKIVDRTGAVVRSVGSGFLRGLGGPLADGEVIDAAGLRITVMATPGHTVDSVSFLLDDAVLTADTVLGRGTTVIDKEDGNLREYLESLRRLRGVGHRTVLPGHGPDLADLEAVSDMYLAHREERLDQVRAALRELGDDATARQIVEHVYTDVDEKLWDAAEWSVQAQVDYLRS
- a CDS encoding RidA family protein, whose amino-acid sequence is MSASARLAELGITLPDVVAPLAAYVPAARTGNLVYTAGQLPMEAGSLLQAGKVGAEVTPESAKTLTRVCALNALAAVHSLVGIDSVTRVVKVVGFVASAPGFNGQPGVINGASELFGEVFGDAGAHARSAVGVSELPLDAPVEVEVIFEVA
- a CDS encoding TlpA family protein disulfide reductase, which gives rise to MNTSTRWTVAVMVVVIAVGAALWTQLGGDASQTGSNGPDTSRDRRDADTADALAAPRASADLAPCPAPGAGDGPEALRGIVLECAGDGSSVDVAKAVAGRSVVLNLWAYWCGPCAEELPAMAEYQRRVGPEVMVLTVHQDENETAALLRLAELGVHLPTLQDGRRRIAAALKVPNVMPATVVLRPDGSVAAILPRSFANADEIAAAVGPQLGNS
- the crp gene encoding cAMP-activated global transcriptional regulator CRP; this translates as MDEILARAGIFQGVEPSAVSALTKQLQPVDFPRGHTVFAEGEPGDRLYIIVSGKVKIGRRSPDGRENLLTIMGPSDMFGELSIFDPGPRTSSATTITDVRAVSMDREALRAWIADRPEIAEQLLRVLARRLRRTNNNLADLIFTDVPGRVAKQLLQLAQRFGTQEGGALRVTHDLTQEEIAQLVGASRETVNKALADFAHRGWIRLEGKSVLISDSERLARRAR
- a CDS encoding NUDIX hydrolase is translated as MSWASDEKELAPQAAPSWLKPLVDNAKDIKRAYRRRVPPEVLAMLTAANTKASIKAGVTGERRDAAVLVLFSGPPDSQSQGLPETADLLVTVRASTLRHHAGQAAFPGGAADPGDTGPVSTALREANEETGIDVGRLQPLATLEQMFIPPSGFHVVPVLAYSADPGPVAVVDESETAVVARVPVRAFTNPENRIMVYRKENTRRAAGPAFLLNEMLVWGFTGQVVSAMLDVAGWAQPWDTDDVRELEDAMALVGRDGGTAG